The Helicoverpa zea isolate HzStark_Cry1AcR chromosome 4, ilHelZeax1.1, whole genome shotgun sequence genome segment ATTGAATGGAAAAATCTCTCATTAACTTCAATTTGACATATTTGACAATAATGTGAATCTGCAGTCAAAACTGGGCTAAAACAAAAACAGGAAactttaatgttttaatataatcACGTGCATGTTTGTTAGTGGTAGTGAAGCTAATAGCcccaaattaatattaagtataattttattgatacgcattttaatttaatgcttTTGATTTGAATCTTCATCTGATAAAATATTTGGCAGAAATACATTTCACAGtaacaataaatactgtaaatatgaaataatgtgCTAAGATTATTAGGGGGCACTTGGTGCAAACTTTGGTAATTGCTTTTTAGATCACATGTTTCTCATGTTATTTCATATTTCTGAATgaactgtgtgtgtgtgtatatacatatatcatGTTACGACactaaataagtaataaatacattAGTTAAACCTTGCTCAATAACTACAAGATTAATAGTATTACAGGACAAGTAGTAGTACAAGATTAAGAGTAGTTATTGAGCCCAATAGGTACTACTATTTAAATACTAGTTTCATCCTAAATAAGATTCCCTGACTTCCAAAAAGGCTGGAATCTTGTAAGCAGTTACTTCAACATATGTAAGGTTACCTATATTCCTTTCCTTTAGATGTTCCAGTAGCAAGTTCAAAGTCAGCAACAGCCTTCattttgtaaaagaaatagCATGTGCAGCACAGTAACAGTAAGAACACAAAGTTTTCCAGCTGGGTAATTTCAAAGAAACCCAGCACTCCACTTTCAAATACTAGGAACATACATATCCCTGATGACATCGTCCATGAAAAGAAGAATGAGGACCTGAAATGTTTACAATGTCTGCTAAGTATCTTGAAAATCACAGTTACAGttttagcctttttatcgtcccactgctgggcataggtctcctctcacatggagcgGAATACTATTTAAGCATATTTATAATTCATCTCTGTTGTCTAGAAATGGTATCTAAACAGAAGGATTCTCATTAGAACACTTACAAAagattaataaacaaataacatacaactgaataaagataaaactttctataatcataaatttattCTACAGCTGATATAATAGATATGAAATATTTCGACTTATAAGTGAAAGTAgagaaaatatttagtaaaatgATGCAGTACCTGTTTTTCTGTCGCGGTCTGGAATGTACGTATAAAGCACCCATGCCAATAACTACCATTACAATGATAGTCACCGGACGGGATATGGTGGCTATTAGCAATAATCCTGGTAATATTAAATACGGCAATATAGCATCCACGTCCACTTTCTTGCCACTTCTGTTTGACCCAGGTATAAGATCTTGAATAGTAAGTGTTGTGGTCACCATTATAGCGGCAAAATTATGATACCGTATAGTCTTAGGAAATAGTTGTTCGTATTATTTCGttcgaaatattttattgcctAATTGTTACTTAAATTTCGTTTCGTTACATCGTATTTACACCACTTTCGAGACAAAAACGTGATTATATACTCTCTGACAAAAACATACACAGCACAGGCAACTGGCGAGGACAACATTCAATGAAGCTGTCAAGTTACAAGTGTCAGTTGGtcagttgtcaaatcaaaaGCAGTGTCAACTTGTCTACAAAAAGAAGCTGGCAACTCCGAATAATCGCAATAGGAGATTGGAGAGAGTAGCATATCAGTATCACAACTTGAAACTTATCTAATGCTCTCCCTGCAGCTCTGGACAATAAATTGCGTACctaatattaagtatttttaaccgacttcaaaaaaggacgATCTCAGTTTGACCTTATGTATTTCTGCGCGATTATCtcgtttggctgaaccgattttgatgcagttttcagcatagtatttgtcacaGTTGGGGAAGGTTTTAGGAATGTTATTGAAGTCAGTttgatttttttggaaaaagatTTTACGTCTCAACTCATTTACGTTTCTTCCTTCGTTTTCCAAGGCAGTGGTAACTGAAAAGTGGAGGAATGTGATCACACTAGcaaattaatttcaatgaaGCAAAGATTCCGTAACAATGTGCTTAAACCGAGCGACGTTGCAATCGATGTTATCCTTCGAATGAACCTAGAGACCAATATAAAACGAACCTAACTATCTACCTAGGTACTTAGGCACATAAGTATAGCTAACATTTTCATGTTTACCTAGGATTAAGTACGTaattgattataatattttaattatatgttaAGATTCGCAATTAAATACCACAAAGGTGATACCTACACCTAATCAAAATCACTATCAGTTAAGTATTTATCATTTGTTATCTTCCAGCAGGTTATTTTGCCAACAACTCCATTAAGATTATTTGCCCTCATTGATGAACCTACAACACTTTTATAGGTTTCTGTCCCTCGTATTGAAGTTGGTTGGGTAGGCAGGGGTCGTGGCATCCGACACACATGCGCCGTGTCAGTCAACAACAGATTGCGCGCGCACGCGTAACTAACGCTGTGTTTTTTACCTTATCCGCCGGTAACGACATACCGACCGACAGTATTGATCGGGTGTTCGCCACGAAACGGCGTCTCGAAAATGCGACACGAATTTTTCCGCGCTTAACCTGTGGTCGACTACGCATACTGTAAACCTGATACCTTAAACAACGCTCAATATGGAAAAGTGAGAAAGGTGTTTACGAGTGATAGCTCTATAAGTTGACGAAATGTCCAAGGTAAGCGTTATCGCATATAGCCATTGTTAGAACTTGGATAGTGGTGATGCGGGTACCTACCTGCGAAAATCACTGCCAAGGACGTATTATGTGGTAGCCTAGATTTTGTAGGATTTCTTTTCCTAAATCATAAATTAGTTAATCATTCCTGAAGGAGAATGTTTTAATGTATGTCGGTAGGATACAATTAGTATGATCTAAAAcctttattcaaaatcaaaatgtttcGTAATTTGATAACCATTTCTTAATGCATGCATGCTACAGAATGACACCATTATTTTTCTTGCCTGATTGATTTCTGATCTGCAACTCGAAGATAATAAATGTAAACCGCAGCGCACCGTTGGGCTATCATATAACTATTCAGTTACCAACAGAAGAACGTCCTACATGTACCTATGTCAAAGCATACATTCGATACATTACAGGTCGTTCTATCAAGAATAGgatattttactttgtttttggctcataaaatattacacgATACCCGAATTAACACTATGAgacttattttttatgatgTACCTATCTAATCCaaatataataagtaggtacaagttTTACCTATCCATTGTTCTGTGCCGTATATCGAATAAGTGGTTTTGACAGGTAAGATGAAACCTTACTACATATTTGTTAAACATACTGTCATAGTTAATATTCGAGTTTTACCCAGAAGTCTTGGTTAACGTATGCccattggtaaaaaaaaaacacgagaaTTAAGGTATAGGAAAAATTTTATAGGTATCCTTGAGCTGACTCAAAATAATGGTGCGTCTGGTGTCATCTTGGCAGCCGGTTTTTCAGAGCCTGTTTTGATCGCCATCTTCGCAGTTGCTTGTTAATGCTTGTCCTTTTTCTGTAGTTTACCTTCAGATATTATacgatattcataaaaaatatttacagttcGCTGTTTAGGGATGCATAAATAGGGGGTAGGCTTGTTCGTCACATTTAATTTTCTGCAAAATTGAACACATTAATTTGAATCAATCAAGCTCATAAAACCTTAGCAGTAATTCAATATACGGAACAACTTTAATGTTTCATTTAGCTACCATAGGTTTTAATTAAGTATCTTAAATATTGTGGCGTTTTTATGATTCCATGAGATCATACCTAGCTTCGTTATTCATTTTACCCGGTAAAGatcttaattaaattcaattgcTTGCGAATTGAAGTAGGTAGTCAATCAATTTAGGGCGTTAACTTCCCTGATAAACAATATTCTTGTATCTTCAATGGCATTTGTATCATTTTGAGTGCGGCaaatataatacaatacaaCCCTAATCTTATCTTACGTCATGCTCGGCAAGAAGTTAACCACAGGTCATTGACAGGACAGAGTCAGTTTTTTGCTCACAATCACAGCCAAATCGATGCTGGGTATGAAACGTGTACATTTTGTACAGTAAGTATTTTACTCGACTTCATTTCTAACTGCGAAATTAAATGGTTATTTCTTTGAAATCAGAGGATATTACGATGCTTTCCGGCTTGAAAAAAGATTACCGCGTAATGTTATACCTTGTAATCGTATTGTTTATAGTTCGATTTAGTACGCTTCCTGACAGGAAATAAAAACTGTGGTGGCAATACAAAATTTAGTTAATTACTTACATTGATTAGGTAAGCGagaaaattgtagcaggtagcATTTACAACATATTGCAGTTCAATGTGAATTTTTCTTAGAAAGCTAATCGTAGCTGAAGTTTGAAACTGTAAACTGATTTCCATTGCACCACGAATACTAGAAATTGGCTGCACTCACGAAACGGTTTTGGGTACGACCAATCAGTAATGACCAATGAATTACAAATTGCGAGCTGGATTTTGAACAATTGAATGCACAGGCTATAAAAACCTTGGATAAGTACGTACATTATCAAGAACTAGACTATAAACCggcacaatattattattttagacgtATCGTATGGCATCGTGTCGGGTCGGTAAGTATGGATTGCACGTTTCAGCAGTTGCGTTGCGATGTTGGCAATCGTCAATAATTTATTAACGTTTTTACCTACTTTGTTAACAGTGATACGAGGGAAAGTGTAACGCTGCCGTGTTAGCTGCTATAGTActttcaaatgaaaataataaatactttctaCGGGTTGTCGGGACCCCGCACTAACACAGACAATTTGTAACAGTAAAAAAGGCAATTCGTACGAGCATGACTTACTACTTAACACAGTAGCAACGCAGTCCACAATTTTGACTCTGCAAAGCAATCTAAAACAGTTTATCTTTGATAAATTGAACAATATCGGGTGTTGGCGTTAAAATCGCGAAAACGTTGCGTAGGCTTTTCAATATAGTCGTAGAAA includes the following:
- the LOC124629665 gene encoding palmitoyltransferase ZDHHC23-A yields the protein MVTTTLTIQDLIPGSNRSGKKVDVDAILPYLILPGLLLIATISRPVTIIVMVVIGMGALYVHSRPRQKNRSSFFFSWTMSSGICMFLVFESGVLGFFEITQLENFVFLLLLCCTCYFFYKMKAVADFELATGTSKGKEYSPVLTADSHYCQICQIEVNERFFHSIWWDCCVLRPNYIYFLAGQIFAFATLLFGTNLGLTTVCQPYIFFGVILMPQDCDDMYYDFNSTICFVTCVYALGYLLVITLVLIRQLLVYIPKYSEPQWKKLVNVLNV